A region of Micromonospora chokoriensis DNA encodes the following proteins:
- the purE gene encoding 5-(carboxyamino)imidazole ribonucleotide mutase, with amino-acid sequence MSTVGLIMGSDSDWPTMRAAAEVLDDFGVSYEVRVVSAHRTPVAMIEYGRDAADRGVKVIIAGAGGAAALPGMVASVTPLPVIGVPVPLKHLDGMDSLLSIVQMPAGVPVATVSIGNARNAGLLAVRILGASDEGLRTRMTTYQRELEELVATKEAALQESLR; translated from the coding sequence GTGAGCACCGTCGGGTTGATCATGGGCAGTGACTCGGACTGGCCGACCATGCGGGCCGCCGCCGAGGTGCTGGACGACTTCGGCGTGTCGTACGAGGTGCGGGTGGTCTCGGCGCACCGGACGCCGGTCGCCATGATCGAGTACGGCCGCGACGCCGCCGACCGTGGCGTCAAGGTGATCATCGCAGGGGCGGGCGGGGCCGCCGCGCTGCCCGGCATGGTGGCCTCGGTGACGCCACTGCCGGTGATCGGCGTGCCGGTGCCGCTGAAGCACCTCGACGGCATGGACTCGCTGCTGTCCATCGTGCAGATGCCGGCCGGTGTTCCGGTCGCCACCGTCTCGATCGGCAACGCCCGCAACGCCGGCCTGCTCGCCGTACGCATCCTCGGTGCCTCCGACGAGGGCCTGCGCACCCGGATGACGACCTACCAGCGCGAGCTGGAGGAGTTGGTGGCCACCAAGGAAGCAGCCCTCCAAGAATCCCTCCGCTAG
- a CDS encoding 5-(carboxyamino)imidazole ribonucleotide synthase yields the protein MDSRTGLPVVGMVGGGQLARMTHQAAIALGQSLRVLATAPDDGAALVAADVQYGDHTDLAALRTFAKGCDVVTFDHEHVPSEHIRTLAAEGVTLYPPADALLHAQDKQVMRERLTELGAPNPAWRPVAEPADLVGFGEQVGWPVVLKAARGGYDGRGVWMVDDAAQATELAETLLAGGTRLIVEERVPLRRELAVQVARSPFGQVAAYPVVETVQRDGINVEVLAPAPDLDEELAVSAQQLAIDLATALGVVGLLAVELFEVRDDAGRPAIVVNELAMRPHNSGHWTIEGARTSQFEQHVRAVLDYPMGDTALTAPVVVSANVLGGEPGGMSIDERLHHLFAAEPGAKVHLYGKQVRPGRKIGHVTVLGDDLEDLRARAARAARWLREGHE from the coding sequence ATGGATTCCCGTACCGGACTGCCTGTTGTCGGCATGGTGGGTGGCGGCCAGTTGGCCCGGATGACCCACCAGGCCGCGATCGCCCTCGGCCAGTCACTGCGTGTGCTCGCGACCGCCCCCGACGACGGCGCGGCGCTGGTCGCCGCCGACGTCCAGTACGGCGACCACACCGACCTGGCCGCCCTGCGCACCTTCGCCAAGGGCTGCGACGTCGTCACCTTCGACCACGAGCATGTGCCCTCCGAGCACATCCGCACGCTGGCGGCGGAAGGGGTGACCCTCTACCCGCCGGCGGACGCGCTGCTGCACGCCCAGGACAAGCAGGTGATGCGGGAACGCCTCACCGAGCTGGGTGCTCCCAACCCGGCGTGGCGGCCGGTCGCCGAGCCCGCCGACCTGGTGGGCTTCGGCGAGCAGGTCGGTTGGCCGGTGGTGCTCAAGGCGGCCCGCGGCGGGTACGACGGCCGGGGCGTCTGGATGGTCGACGACGCCGCCCAGGCCACCGAGCTGGCCGAGACCCTGCTGGCCGGCGGCACCCGGCTGATCGTCGAGGAGCGGGTGCCGCTGCGTCGGGAGTTGGCAGTGCAGGTGGCCCGGTCGCCGTTCGGTCAGGTGGCCGCGTACCCGGTGGTCGAGACCGTGCAGCGCGACGGCATCAACGTGGAGGTGCTGGCCCCGGCACCCGACCTGGACGAGGAGCTGGCGGTCTCCGCGCAGCAGCTCGCCATCGACCTGGCCACCGCGCTCGGTGTGGTCGGTCTGCTGGCCGTGGAGCTGTTCGAGGTCCGTGACGACGCCGGTCGTCCCGCCATCGTCGTCAACGAGCTGGCGATGCGTCCGCACAACTCCGGGCACTGGACCATCGAGGGTGCCCGGACCTCCCAGTTCGAGCAGCACGTGCGGGCGGTGCTGGACTACCCGATGGGTGACACGGCGCTGACCGCGCCGGTGGTGGTGTCGGCGAACGTGCTCGGCGGTGAGCCCGGCGGGATGTCGATCGACGAGCGGTTGCACCACCTCTTCGCCGCCGAGCCGGGCGCGAAGGTGCACCTCTACGGCAAGCAGGTGCGACCGGGCCGGAAGATCGGGCACGTCACGGTGCTCGGCGACGACCTGGAAGACCTCCGGGCCCGGGCGGCACGAGCCGCACGCTGGTTGCGCGAGGGCCACGAGTGA
- a CDS encoding thioredoxin domain-containing protein: protein MNRLADATSPYLLQHADNPVDWWQWSDEAFAEAKRRDVPVLISVGYAACHWCHVMAHESFENEQVGALLNDNFVSIKVDREERPDVDAIYMTATQAMTGQGGWPMTVFATPDGTPFFCGTYFPRANFVQLLQSVTTAWREQREAVVRQGAAVVEAIGGAQAVGGPTAPLDVPLLDAAAGQLAKEYDATNGGFGGAPKFPPHMNLLFLLRHHQRTGDPQSLEIARHTAEAMARGGIYDQLAGGFARYSVDAHWTVPHFEKMLYDNALLLRLYTQLWRLTGDPLARRVARDTARFLADELHRPGEGFASALDADTEGVEGLTYAWTPAQLVEALGEEDGGWAADLFTVTDDGTFEGGTSVLRLARDVDDAAPEVRARWQQVVGRLLAARDTRPQPARDDKVVAAWNGLAITAIAEFQQVAALYASPQDEDANLMDGVTIVADGAMRQAAEHLATVHLVEGRLRRVSRDGTVGEPAGVLEDYGSVAEAFCALHQLTGEGRWLTLAGELLDTALARFAAPGGAFYDTADDAERLVARPADPTDNATPSGRSALIAGLVAYSALTGETRYREAAEAALATVAPIVGRHPRFTGYAAMTGEALLSGPYEIAVVTEDPTGDPLVAAARRYAPPGAVVVAGLPDQPGVPLLADRPLVDGRSAAYVCRGFVCQRPVTSVEELTAELGSTR, encoded by the coding sequence GTGAACCGACTCGCCGACGCCACCAGTCCGTACCTGCTCCAGCACGCCGACAACCCGGTCGACTGGTGGCAGTGGTCCGACGAGGCGTTCGCCGAGGCGAAACGGCGCGACGTCCCCGTACTCATCTCGGTGGGTTACGCGGCCTGCCACTGGTGTCACGTGATGGCCCACGAGTCGTTCGAGAACGAGCAGGTCGGGGCCCTGCTGAACGACAACTTCGTGTCGATCAAGGTGGATCGCGAGGAGCGCCCGGACGTCGACGCGATCTACATGACCGCGACCCAGGCGATGACCGGCCAGGGCGGTTGGCCGATGACCGTCTTCGCCACCCCGGACGGCACCCCCTTCTTCTGCGGCACCTACTTCCCGAGGGCCAACTTCGTCCAGTTGCTCCAGTCGGTGACCACCGCGTGGCGGGAGCAGCGCGAGGCGGTGGTACGCCAGGGCGCCGCCGTGGTCGAGGCGATCGGCGGCGCGCAGGCCGTCGGCGGGCCCACCGCCCCGCTGGACGTGCCGCTGCTCGACGCCGCGGCCGGCCAACTCGCCAAGGAGTACGACGCGACGAACGGCGGCTTCGGCGGTGCCCCGAAGTTCCCGCCGCACATGAACCTGCTGTTCCTGCTGCGCCACCACCAGCGCACCGGTGACCCGCAGAGCTTGGAGATCGCCCGGCACACGGCCGAGGCGATGGCCAGGGGCGGCATCTACGACCAGCTCGCCGGCGGCTTCGCCCGCTACTCGGTGGACGCGCACTGGACGGTGCCGCACTTCGAGAAGATGCTCTACGACAACGCCCTCCTGCTCCGTCTCTACACCCAGCTGTGGCGGCTCACCGGTGACCCACTGGCCCGCCGTGTCGCCCGGGACACCGCCCGGTTCCTCGCCGACGAGCTGCACCGACCGGGCGAGGGCTTCGCGTCCGCGCTGGACGCCGACACCGAGGGCGTCGAGGGTCTCACCTACGCCTGGACGCCCGCGCAGCTCGTGGAGGCGTTGGGCGAGGAGGACGGTGGGTGGGCCGCCGACCTGTTCACGGTGACCGACGACGGCACCTTCGAAGGGGGCACGAGCGTGCTGCGGCTCGCCCGGGACGTGGACGACGCCGCGCCCGAGGTCCGCGCCCGCTGGCAGCAGGTGGTGGGACGGCTGCTCGCGGCCCGGGACACCCGTCCGCAACCGGCCCGCGACGACAAGGTGGTGGCCGCCTGGAACGGGCTGGCGATCACCGCCATCGCAGAGTTCCAGCAGGTCGCTGCCCTGTACGCGTCTCCGCAGGACGAGGACGCCAACCTGATGGACGGCGTGACCATCGTCGCCGACGGGGCGATGCGTCAGGCCGCCGAGCACCTGGCCACCGTGCACCTGGTGGAGGGCCGGCTGCGCCGGGTCTCCCGGGACGGCACCGTCGGCGAGCCGGCCGGTGTCCTGGAGGACTACGGCAGTGTGGCCGAGGCTTTCTGCGCGCTGCACCAGCTCACCGGCGAGGGGCGCTGGCTGACGCTGGCCGGTGAGCTGCTGGACACCGCGCTGGCGCGCTTCGCCGCACCCGGTGGCGCCTTCTACGACACCGCCGACGACGCGGAACGGCTGGTCGCCCGTCCCGCCGACCCGACCGACAACGCCACCCCGTCCGGCCGGTCGGCGTTGATCGCCGGGCTCGTCGCGTACTCGGCCCTGACCGGGGAGACCCGCTACCGGGAGGCCGCCGAGGCGGCGCTCGCCACCGTCGCGCCGATCGTCGGGCGGCACCCCCGGTTCACCGGGTACGCGGCCATGACCGGTGAGGCGTTGCTGTCCGGGCCGTACGAGATCGCCGTCGTCACCGAGGACCCGACGGGCGACCCCCTGGTGGCCGCCGCCCGTCGGTACGCCCCGCCCGGGGCGGTGGTGGTCGCCGGCCTCCCGGACCAGCCCGGTGTGCCGCTGCTCGCCGACCGTCCGCTGGTCGACGGCCGGTCCGCCGCGTACGTCTGCCGGGGTTTCGTCTGTCAACGGCCGGTCACCTCCGTCGAGGAGTTGACCGCCGAGCTGGGTAGCACCCGGTAG
- a CDS encoding type I restriction endonuclease subunit R, with the protein MAQQAGGLTEAGWEQLAREWFAEWGWKPVEGVDLAPRTGERLGWDDLLLTRRLHRAVARINPDLPATAVEDAIDALRRPESQDALAENYRVHQLITRGVSGISYPDAAGITREPTVWLVDYADPYANEFLVASQVKVTSGDHARRLDLVCYVNGLPLAVVELKSASRGETSSATAYAQLRSYLRDLGPAVFAAPVVWVASDGATARIGTPFTPWEHMAPWNVDEHGRRVDVTDGSALEVMVSGAFEPARFLDLVANFISFSVDERGVLATKKLAKAHQFHAVNKAVERTLRATRTDGRAGYVWHTQGSGKSMEMVFYAAKAMRHPALDNPTIVVVTDRTDLDGQLFETFAASRLLPETQPKRVGSRDELRDQLRDRPTGGILFTTLQKFGLSGAERAAGRGHPRLSERRNIVVIVDEAHRSHYDFLDGYARHLRDALPHAAFIAFTGTPIRDMHKNTGAVFGTEIDTYDLTRAVDDGATVRVFYENRHIPVHLPANVDPDDLDDRAEDAVGDLSPEERRKAERAFAAISAVVGAPERVRQVAEDIVEHWERRSAEMRKVTGVPGKGMIVCLSRDICARLYDEIVTLRPAWGHAADDKGRLKVVFSGGRHDGERLAPHIRTATQNKVIQRRATDPDDDLELVIVQSMWLTGFDSPPLHTLYVDKFLRGAALMQAIARVNRRFGEKPAGLVVDYLGIADRLTEALAEYTVEDQEERPVGADVSEEGIPLVVERHGIVSALLAGYDFRAVRDAGGPRGYLDAILGAVEYLRAPARGDDGSGPPELSRRFTTHARELGRAFALAPAAPELRHLHRDIAFFEAVRLYLIRLDAEARAAQGLPSTADIELALRQLAASAVAADAVVDVYGVAGVEKPDLSHLDEAFIERIKNHPRPNLALEALRRAIERGIRQTHRHNLVRQRAFTDRLLDTMRRYTNGALTSAQVVEELVRFAQEVAADRGRAAVLGLTDDELAFYDAVAANESAMRELGSDTLAEIAHELVRRIRADVTVDWSVREQVQARIRSKVKRLLARYGYPPDEEPRAIELVLAQAKTFAEEWS; encoded by the coding sequence ATGGCGCAGCAAGCGGGCGGTCTGACCGAGGCCGGGTGGGAGCAGCTCGCGCGGGAGTGGTTCGCCGAGTGGGGCTGGAAACCCGTCGAGGGTGTCGACCTCGCCCCCCGCACTGGGGAGCGTCTTGGCTGGGATGACCTGCTGCTGACCCGGCGTCTTCACCGGGCCGTGGCCCGGATCAATCCGGATCTGCCGGCGACCGCAGTCGAGGATGCGATCGACGCCCTGCGTCGGCCCGAGTCGCAGGACGCCCTCGCCGAGAACTATCGGGTCCATCAGCTCATCACCAGAGGCGTGTCAGGCATCAGCTACCCCGATGCCGCCGGCATCACCCGTGAGCCGACGGTCTGGTTGGTGGACTACGCCGACCCGTACGCGAATGAGTTCCTTGTCGCGTCCCAGGTCAAGGTGACGAGCGGCGATCACGCCCGGCGGCTCGACCTGGTCTGTTACGTGAACGGTTTGCCGCTTGCGGTGGTGGAGCTGAAATCGGCCAGCCGGGGTGAGACTAGCAGCGCGACCGCGTACGCCCAGCTCCGGTCCTACCTGCGGGATCTCGGCCCGGCCGTCTTCGCTGCCCCGGTGGTTTGGGTCGCCAGCGACGGTGCCACCGCGCGGATCGGCACGCCGTTCACTCCGTGGGAACACATGGCACCCTGGAACGTCGACGAGCACGGCCGGCGGGTCGACGTCACCGACGGTTCGGCCCTGGAGGTCATGGTCTCCGGGGCCTTCGAGCCGGCCAGGTTCCTCGATCTCGTCGCCAACTTCATCTCGTTCTCCGTTGACGAACGCGGCGTGTTGGCCACCAAGAAGTTGGCCAAGGCCCACCAGTTCCACGCGGTCAACAAGGCCGTCGAGCGGACGTTGCGGGCGACCCGGACCGATGGCCGCGCCGGCTACGTCTGGCATACCCAGGGCTCAGGCAAGAGCATGGAGATGGTCTTCTACGCCGCCAAGGCGATGCGCCATCCCGCGCTCGACAACCCGACAATCGTCGTCGTCACCGACCGGACCGACCTCGACGGTCAACTCTTCGAGACGTTCGCCGCCAGCCGGCTGCTGCCCGAGACGCAGCCGAAGCGGGTCGGCAGTCGGGACGAGCTGCGCGACCAGCTCCGCGACCGACCTACCGGAGGGATCCTGTTCACCACCCTCCAAAAGTTCGGTCTGTCCGGCGCGGAGCGGGCCGCCGGCCGGGGGCATCCACGGCTCTCCGAGCGGCGCAACATTGTGGTGATCGTCGACGAGGCGCATCGCAGCCACTACGACTTCCTGGACGGCTATGCCCGGCACCTGCGTGACGCCCTGCCGCACGCCGCCTTCATCGCCTTCACCGGCACACCGATCAGGGACATGCACAAGAACACCGGGGCGGTGTTCGGCACCGAGATCGACACGTACGACCTGACCCGGGCCGTCGACGACGGCGCGACCGTCCGCGTCTTCTACGAGAACCGGCACATCCCGGTGCACCTGCCGGCCAACGTCGACCCCGACGACCTGGACGACCGGGCCGAGGACGCGGTGGGCGACCTCAGCCCCGAGGAGCGTCGCAAGGCAGAGCGCGCCTTCGCCGCCATCTCGGCGGTGGTCGGCGCACCCGAGCGGGTACGACAGGTGGCCGAGGACATCGTCGAGCACTGGGAACGACGGAGCGCGGAAATGCGCAAGGTCACCGGGGTGCCGGGCAAGGGTATGATCGTCTGCCTGAGCCGGGACATCTGCGCGCGGCTCTACGACGAGATCGTCACGCTTCGACCGGCGTGGGGTCACGCGGCGGACGACAAGGGTCGGTTGAAGGTCGTCTTCAGCGGTGGACGACACGACGGAGAACGGCTCGCGCCGCACATCCGGACCGCCACCCAGAACAAGGTGATCCAGCGACGGGCCACCGACCCGGACGACGACCTGGAGTTGGTGATCGTGCAGTCCATGTGGCTGACCGGCTTCGACTCACCGCCGCTGCACACGCTCTATGTCGACAAGTTCCTGCGGGGCGCGGCGCTGATGCAGGCGATCGCTCGGGTCAACCGCAGGTTCGGGGAGAAGCCCGCCGGGCTTGTCGTCGATTACCTCGGCATCGCGGACCGGCTGACCGAGGCGCTGGCCGAATACACGGTCGAGGACCAGGAGGAGCGGCCAGTTGGCGCCGACGTCTCGGAAGAGGGCATCCCGCTCGTCGTCGAGCGACATGGCATCGTCTCGGCGCTGCTCGCCGGTTACGACTTCCGAGCCGTACGGGATGCCGGAGGTCCACGCGGTTATCTGGACGCCATCCTCGGAGCGGTCGAGTATCTCCGTGCTCCGGCGCGGGGCGACGACGGGTCGGGTCCGCCGGAGCTGTCTCGACGGTTCACCACCCACGCCCGCGAACTGGGCCGCGCGTTCGCTCTCGCTCCCGCTGCGCCGGAGTTGCGCCATCTGCACCGAGACATCGCCTTCTTCGAGGCCGTACGGCTGTATCTGATCCGGCTTGATGCCGAGGCCAGAGCTGCGCAGGGCCTTCCCAGCACCGCCGATATCGAACTGGCGTTGCGTCAGCTTGCCGCCTCCGCGGTCGCGGCGGATGCCGTCGTCGATGTCTACGGGGTGGCCGGTGTCGAGAAACCGGATCTGTCTCACCTGGATGAAGCATTCATCGAGCGGATTAAGAACCACCCACGACCCAATCTTGCCCTTGAAGCATTGCGTCGGGCCATCGAACGAGGGATCCGGCAGACCCACCGACATAACTTGGTCCGCCAGCGAGCGTTCACCGATCGGCTGCTAGATACGATGCGCCGATACACCAATGGCGCGCTCACCTCGGCGCAGGTGGTCGAGGAACTGGTCCGCTTCGCCCAAGAGGTCGCGGCTGACCGGGGTCGGGCAGCAGTACTCGGTCTGACCGACGACGAGTTAGCGTTCTATGATGCGGTGGCGGCCAACGAATCCGCTATGCGGGAGCTAGGTAGCGACACGTTGGCGGAGATTGCCCACGAATTGGTGCGACGTATCAGAGCCGATGTGACCGTGGACTGGTCAGTTCGTGAACAGGTTCAGGCTCGGATCAGGAGCAAGGTCAAGCGGCTGCTCGCGCGTTACGGCTATCCACCTGATGAGGAACCACGAGCGATCGAACTGGTGCTGGCACAGGCGAAGACCTTTGCCGAAGAGTGGAGCTGA
- a CDS encoding DUF5753 domain-containing protein: MTSEETREALTQLARESKQRGWWNRYGQTITGPYASFISFEHEATGLLCYETIVVNGLLQTEAYARALNDRATSVQVSEDADRQVQIKLNRQQRLTGEHPPELWVILDEAVLRRPFGGPSVMRDQLLHLATTADEMPHVSIQVLPHRQAIFPGMIASFTLMEFPAPDTSIVFSEGLTGAVHGEAEEAARCTIIFNELRAAALSKRDSIRELREAAQMMGEQ; this comes from the coding sequence GTGACCAGCGAGGAGACCCGCGAGGCGCTGACGCAGCTCGCCCGAGAAAGCAAGCAACGTGGCTGGTGGAACCGCTACGGTCAGACAATCACCGGCCCGTACGCCAGCTTCATCAGCTTCGAACACGAAGCGACGGGTCTGCTGTGCTACGAGACGATCGTGGTCAACGGCCTACTCCAGACCGAGGCGTACGCCCGCGCCTTGAATGACCGAGCGACCTCTGTGCAGGTGAGTGAGGACGCGGATCGACAGGTCCAGATCAAGCTCAACAGGCAGCAGCGGCTGACGGGCGAGCACCCACCAGAGCTGTGGGTAATCCTCGACGAGGCGGTGCTGCGGCGCCCCTTTGGCGGTCCGTCCGTGATGCGAGATCAGCTTCTACATCTGGCTACCACCGCCGACGAGATGCCGCATGTCTCGATCCAGGTGCTTCCTCACCGACAAGCGATCTTCCCCGGCATGATCGCCTCGTTCACTCTCATGGAGTTCCCGGCCCCGGACACCAGCATCGTCTTCTCGGAAGGCTTGACGGGCGCGGTGCACGGGGAGGCGGAGGAGGCCGCACGCTGTACGATTATCTTCAACGAGCTGCGCGCCGCCGCTCTCAGCAAGAGGGACTCGATCAGGGAGCTACGGGAGGCTGCGCAGATGATGGGTGAGCAGTGA
- a CDS encoding DUF397 domain-containing protein, with amino-acid sequence MTPLSVTWRTSTRSGTQGQCVEVRYVEGRVEVRDSKDQDGPALAFPAVIWSKFVGSAGAHRTNA; translated from the coding sequence ATGACGCCGCTCAGCGTGACCTGGCGGACCAGCACACGCAGCGGCACTCAAGGCCAGTGCGTGGAAGTCCGCTACGTCGAGGGCCGAGTCGAGGTACGCGATAGCAAGGACCAAGACGGTCCCGCCCTGGCCTTCCCAGCTGTTATTTGGTCAAAATTTGTTGGAAGCGCTGGGGCTCACCGCACGAACGCCTGA
- a CDS encoding restriction endonuclease subunit S produces the protein MIRSSVRDWMLSMSELREFLLTEVAVCHDSHRRPIRSSDRRPGLYPYYGASGVIDYVDGYLFDGEYLLLAEDGENLRTRKTPIAFIADGRFWVNNHAHVLQGNELASTRYLAYVLQELDLAGFLSGSTQPKLTQSAMSAIRFKLPPRPTQDSVVSLISAIDEKASLNNRIVDTALELANARYAGAMISGGEPRRFALGDLAQIYDGPHATPKKTDRGPYFLSISSLGFGSLDLSKSAHLDEASFVAWTRRVAPGAGDVLFSYETRLGVAALMPPGVQACLGRRMGILRPKSALVSSSVLLHAYLASEFQEVIRQKAVHGATVDRIPLSELGCWEIVLPDAPSTASLAPVLHELHERIWLAQRENEALLELRGALLPRLMSGDLRIRNDARLNVVQAFVR, from the coding sequence ATGATCAGATCCTCCGTGCGCGACTGGATGCTGTCGATGTCTGAGCTCCGGGAATTCCTCCTGACAGAGGTGGCGGTTTGTCACGATTCACACCGACGTCCAATTAGATCTTCGGATAGAAGGCCTGGCCTATATCCATATTACGGCGCGTCGGGCGTGATTGACTATGTGGATGGATACTTGTTTGATGGCGAGTATCTCCTCCTCGCGGAGGACGGAGAGAATCTTCGCACCAGGAAGACGCCGATCGCATTCATTGCGGATGGTCGTTTTTGGGTTAATAACCATGCTCATGTTCTTCAGGGGAATGAGCTGGCGAGTACCCGTTACCTTGCTTACGTCCTCCAGGAACTGGATCTAGCGGGCTTTCTCTCCGGTTCTACGCAGCCGAAGCTCACTCAGTCGGCGATGAGCGCCATCCGTTTTAAGTTGCCCCCTAGGCCTACTCAGGACTCGGTAGTTTCACTGATCTCAGCTATCGATGAAAAGGCCTCACTGAATAACCGAATAGTGGACACGGCGCTCGAACTCGCGAACGCCCGGTATGCTGGCGCGATGATAAGTGGCGGCGAGCCGAGAAGGTTCGCTCTCGGCGACTTGGCTCAAATCTATGACGGGCCACATGCCACTCCGAAGAAAACTGACAGAGGGCCCTACTTTCTCAGTATTTCAAGTCTCGGCTTCGGATCGCTAGACCTTAGCAAATCGGCGCATCTTGACGAAGCTTCATTTGTTGCTTGGACGCGTCGAGTAGCCCCTGGCGCGGGTGATGTCCTCTTTTCTTATGAAACGAGGCTCGGAGTAGCGGCGTTGATGCCTCCGGGTGTTCAGGCATGTCTGGGCCGGAGAATGGGAATCCTCCGTCCGAAATCTGCGCTCGTGAGTTCGTCGGTGTTGCTGCATGCCTATCTCGCAAGTGAGTTCCAGGAGGTGATCCGGCAGAAGGCGGTCCACGGGGCCACCGTCGATCGGATTCCTCTGAGTGAGTTGGGGTGCTGGGAAATCGTGCTTCCCGACGCCCCTTCTACCGCCTCGCTGGCGCCAGTTCTACACGAACTGCACGAGCGGATTTGGCTTGCTCAGCGGGAGAATGAGGCGTTGCTGGAGTTACGAGGCGCGCTGCTGCCGAGGTTAATGTCTGGAGATCTAAGGATCAGGAATGACGCTCGGCTGAATGTCGTTCAGGCGTTCGTGCGGTGA
- a CDS encoding class I SAM-dependent DNA methyltransferase, whose translation MARRSIAPAKPADFKATLWKAADKLRGSMDSAEYKHIVLGLVFLKYVSDAFTERRRVIADELAEEGITGERAERLLEDRDEYTGEGVFWVRPDARWETIATGAKSAAGERTVGELIDAAMLAIESENPELRGVLPHFFNRSSVDERRLGELVDLIGRIGFGGGGSGRARDILGEVYEYFLGMFAAAEGRRGGEYFTPKSVVRLLVEVLEPQQGDRVYDPCCGSGGMFVQAEKFIESHGGNPFKISVYGQEMAETTWRLAKMNLAIHGIGADLGPKWEDTFRQDLHPDKLADVVMANPPFNISDWGGDRLGMDTRWQFGVPPASNANFAWLQHIASKLSPRGSAGVVLANGSMSSKQSGEGDIRRNMVTEDLVACMVALPPQLFRHTQIPACLWFLTRDKSPQGSKRLNDRRGEVLFIDARKLGVMANRTLRELTDEEIRRIGDTYHRWRGTDKTAFAKYADEPGFCYSAKLDEIKKHDFVLTPGRYVGAVESESDDEPIAERVSRLTSQLLLLMDDAARHDQILRARLDAVDV comes from the coding sequence GTGGCACGACGAAGCATCGCCCCGGCCAAGCCGGCGGATTTCAAGGCCACCCTGTGGAAGGCCGCCGATAAGCTGCGCGGGAGCATGGACTCCGCGGAATACAAGCACATCGTGCTCGGACTGGTCTTCCTCAAGTACGTCTCGGACGCCTTCACCGAACGTCGTAGGGTAATCGCCGACGAGCTGGCAGAGGAAGGCATCACCGGCGAACGCGCCGAGCGGCTCCTGGAGGACCGGGACGAGTACACCGGCGAGGGTGTCTTCTGGGTCCGGCCGGACGCCCGCTGGGAAACCATCGCGACCGGTGCCAAGAGCGCGGCCGGTGAGCGCACCGTTGGTGAGTTGATCGACGCGGCGATGCTCGCGATCGAGAGCGAGAACCCTGAGCTGCGGGGCGTGCTGCCGCACTTCTTCAACCGGTCGAGCGTCGATGAGCGCCGGCTCGGCGAGTTGGTCGACCTGATCGGCCGCATCGGCTTCGGCGGCGGTGGATCGGGCCGAGCGCGGGACATTCTCGGCGAGGTCTACGAATACTTCCTCGGCATGTTCGCGGCTGCTGAAGGCCGCAGAGGGGGCGAGTACTTCACCCCGAAGAGCGTGGTACGTCTGCTAGTCGAGGTGTTGGAACCACAGCAGGGAGACCGGGTCTACGACCCCTGCTGTGGATCGGGCGGAATGTTCGTGCAGGCCGAGAAGTTCATCGAGAGCCACGGCGGAAACCCGTTCAAGATCTCGGTGTACGGCCAGGAGATGGCCGAGACCACCTGGCGACTGGCGAAGATGAACCTGGCTATCCACGGCATCGGAGCCGACCTCGGCCCGAAGTGGGAGGACACCTTCCGCCAGGATCTGCACCCGGACAAGCTCGCCGATGTCGTCATGGCCAACCCGCCGTTCAACATCTCCGACTGGGGCGGCGACCGCCTTGGTATGGACACCCGCTGGCAGTTCGGCGTGCCGCCAGCTAGCAATGCCAACTTCGCCTGGCTCCAGCACATCGCCAGCAAGCTCTCCCCGCGCGGTAGCGCGGGTGTTGTGCTCGCGAACGGTTCGATGTCGTCGAAGCAGTCCGGCGAGGGCGACATCCGCCGCAATATGGTGACTGAAGACCTAGTGGCGTGCATGGTGGCGCTGCCACCGCAGCTTTTCCGGCACACCCAGATCCCGGCCTGCCTGTGGTTCCTCACACGGGACAAGTCGCCGCAGGGCTCAAAGAGGCTGAACGACCGGCGCGGTGAAGTCCTCTTCATTGACGCCCGCAAGTTGGGCGTCATGGCAAACCGGACGTTGCGCGAACTCACCGACGAGGAAATCAGGCGGATCGGCGATACCTACCATCGCTGGCGCGGCACCGACAAAACAGCGTTTGCCAAGTACGCCGACGAGCCCGGTTTCTGCTATTCGGCCAAGCTGGACGAAATTAAAAAACACGACTTCGTCCTAACCCCAGGCCGTTATGTGGGGGCTGTCGAATCTGAGTCGGACGATGAGCCGATTGCTGAGCGAGTGAGCCGCTTGACCAGTCAATTGCTGCTACTTATGGATGACGCTGCTCGTCATGATCAGATCCTCCGTGCGCGACTGGATGCTGTCGATGTCTGA